The nucleotide window AAACCAGTGAAAAACACTCATAGGGAAAGTAACACTATGATGTTGCTAAAGCATCAAATCAGATAAGAAAggatttcatgtattttttcctcctaataGAGTGTAATTGCTGAAAGCAGGCAGAAAGCCAGCAACATGTGGCAGGAGCCACATTTTTAACACAACTGTTTATACGAAATAACTGTCAGTTTAAGTCCTGGCCCCTTGATGAGTGAGAATCTAATCGCTCTAATTATCGTGaatctttgcttttgctgcaagCGAGCAGGTGTGCGGCTGAGACCCAGCTTGGCCGCCAagtggaaagcactgattttggtGAGATTGGCTACGAGCATGAAGCCAGGCAGGGGGgtcagctgctgcctgccatAGCATCAcctgcagcagccctggcccCAGTGCCCACCAGTGGCAGAGCTGACTGACACCTAAAGAAGTACCTCAGGGCTTGTGCCTGAAAAACACTCCAGGGGGAAAATGAAAGAGTTGCAATGCTCCTTGCAGACAAGACTTCTCTGAAGCCGTGTGTCAACTCAACTTGCCTCTCGCTGCAACTCACAATaaaggtttttttggggggggtgatTTCCTCAGGAGGCTGGTGAACTGCTGAATATCTTAGATGAAACTGCCTATAACAAGCAGGACTGACCATTACCTGGATCAGCCGGACAGGGTTTTGCATAATGTCTTCTCCCCCAAAGAGGTAGACCCTCTGATCTTTGGCAGCAACAGCAGGGTGAAGGACGGCAACAGGCATGTTTGCCATGCTCTCGCAGGTGTTGTAGACGCTATCATATCTTTCCACAGAATTCAGGATTTCCTGGTTTTCACCGATTCCACCAAAtgataaaatgtaatttttgtatGCCAAGCTTCTGTGGGAGTAACGTGGAACTAACATGTGCTCAACCAACCTCCACTGATTGAGTTTGAGGGagtaaatgtaaatattatcACTGACCGGGCTTTTCTTATTGCTAACAGGCATCCCTCCCAGCACATAAATATTGCTGTGTAAGCTCACTGCAGAGGCTTTGTACAGGCGCATGGGAAGTTTGGCCAGGCTTAGCCATTGGTTTGTCTTGTCATCATAGAGCAGGACGTCTCTCGTCGTCTGCTGGCTGTCCTTCCTGCCACCAATGACTATGAGGAACTCTTGGTTGGAGTACCTGCGAGGAACATGCTGCATGGGCTTGATGTCAGGCGTGTTGGTGCTGTACAAGGAAAACATATGTCTCCGGGCTGACTCAAGTATGCTCCTGCAAGTGGGTGAGGACTGAACGAGGGAGTCATTGGCAATGAAGTGGAAGAGGAAAGTTGGATGGACGTACTGAAGCCGGACCTTCTTGAACAACTCTTGGATGTAGCCTTGTCTCGCCTGGAGGTCATGCCGGATCCAGACCATCAGTGCCTCAAAgacctgctcctcctccccacagAGCTCATCGTCCCCAAGGTAATCGATGAGCTCCAAGGGACAAAGGTCCTTCAGGTCGTCAGAAGAGGCCACCTCAGGAAAGCATTTCAAAGCCATAGCCTTGGCTTTCTTATTCAGGCTTTGGCAGTTCAAGACTTTCGCCAGTCTAATCATGCTCAGACAGTTGTCAGGAGTCAGCTTGTCTTGGAGGTAGGCAGAGCAGGCCTCAAACAGCTTAGCGTACTGCAGCATGGAGGCCGTCTCCAACAGGCACAGGACATTCTCAGCGGATATAAGAATCTCCCCTGTGTAAACGTAAAGGATAATCTGATCCAAAATCTCGGCGTCGATGCCCTTCAGGATGACTTTAGCCTGGCGACTCTCTCTGAAGTTGTTACAGAACATCGCCTTGAAGTATGGACTGCTGGAAGCCAGCACATTTCGGTGGCAGGGGATTTCGAAGCCCCTGGAGCAGAGGGTAACATCAGTCAGCATCCCACTCTGCCGCAGAGCATTCAGCTGCCTCAGCAGTTCGGAGGAGAAGTCCTGGTCTTTGAAGAGAAACTCCTCAGCGGATCCCTCCTCCATAGCAGAATAGGAGAGAGATGAATTCTGGACTTGGCAGAAAAAACCAAATTCTTAGCAGCTTTTATTGAAATATCCAGCTCCAAGGGAACAAATCAGGACTTTGATGTTGCTCTAAATATCCGTTCACTGTTAACGCATAAAAATGGAACATGGGTTAAGCACAGtgggaaaataataaagaagCTAAAAGGTCGCTAAGAccctttaaaattttcataaagTTATCAGATAGGTTGCAGCTCTGAGGTCAGCACTGCCTGTGTCCCTGGCAAGAAGCAAAAGCACTGAAGTTATCTCACTGATTTGGGATGAAAGCTGGACAGCTGAAGCAATTGGTTTGTTCATTTTAATCACTTTGAATAAATGCACTTAGACATTTATTCACTATTTTAAAGTATTAGCAGTTTAGTAGCTTGCGCCTCTTTCCCCTAGAGTTAGTCACTCCCAAAGAATGTAAATCTGGCGGAGCTGAACTCTGCAGCAGGGCAAACGAAACCCTAGAGACTGGGAATCTGCATTAAAACGGTTATTTATTAACTCTGCTtagctgtggtttttttatgttaatCAGACACACAATGACTAAATTAAGTGCCAGGCAGAACAATATGATGAGTATCTATTGGCATGGCTAACTGCTCAACCTGCAGTGAAACGGTAGGGTAGAAACGTTTACCTTCTGTTGTCCTTCACTGCATGCACTTACTCTCTGTCGTTTATTCTCTGCTGAGATTTTCCACAGCTAGAGCCTGGATAAAAACCTATAAACCCACAGGACGTTTCTTTCAGTAGGTAAGTGATTCATAGAGGGTGATTTCTGGACGTGTTTATTCTGAAGTCACTTTTGCCTCTTTCGGGAGCTGTGCGCAGGAGCGGCGAGGCAGTGGGGCATTGTATACATTCCAGCGCTAAGAATAGGAGCACACAGGCTTCTCACTGTTATCACATGTGACGCCGCCGCTGCCTTTTGCAATGACCTGGCCGGTACTGAGCATGCCCGAGTGGTGTTTTTCTGGCAAATGCTTACATATAATAAATAGACACGGAGAGGAAAGTTCACTTATAAAAGTCCTGGCCGCCTGTttggaaacagcagcaggacCCTGTCCTAAAAGTGCCTGGGAACTCTAGAAGCCTGTAAACAGTCTGCAACGCCTCGCGCTAGGTAATGCACCGTCACCCTAGTTTCatggagaaagagggagagagaagggctTCCAGGGACCCCGGTGGGATGGACCGTGTCTCCACCTTATGGAGAGATCTGGGGAGTGTCAGCCCATTGCAATCCGGTGGGAGATGCTGATGCACCACGACTCCTGCGTCCAGGGCTGCCCCAAGGTGGGCAGGGAGAGCCCAGCTACCTCTGCCAAGCGGAGAGTGAAGTTCACTCTTGGAGCAGCTTATCTTTATGATGCTGCTTGATATTTCACATAGAAAATATCGGGTTGTGGCCTTTTGTGTAAGCATCTCAGCTCTCTGAAACCCTTAGCAAAGAACTTCTCAAGCAGGTGGCTCGAGGAAGCTCGGTGTTATGGGTAGGAGgactggagcaggttgctgaAGTGAGTGCAGGAAGCTGGAAACCAGGGTCCCAGGGTGGCACTTAGCTCCCCAGGGCAGACACCTCGATGGGGTCCCTAACTGCAGATGCCTGCACACGAACAAGGTGCCTGAGCTCCTTTTGCAGCCAGTGAGGTCTAGTCAATACAACCAAGTCTGCTGAGTTATTCAGGTCACCGGTAGGTACCACCTATATTTGGGCAGGTGAACAGTCCTCCAGGCACTGCTAGGTCTCCACAGGTTCTCAGCTGCCTCAATCACATGTAGGTGTCCCTATTTAACACTCCCATGTAGCTATCTGTGATGATGAGCCTAAATccatccccagggctgggaTCAGTCAAGTGCCTTGTGCCAGCAGAAGATCCTCCACAACCCCAGCTGGTCCCCAGCTGGGGTCTCCAGCAGGTCCAGTGTGATGTGTCCCAGCTCTGTGCTAATTTCCTGggtttttcaagaaaaatggcATTGGCTGCCCATGCCTGGGTAACTGGATTGGGCCCCCTCATCTGTGCTGAAGTTCCTCCCTTTTTTCTGGGATAGGACTGAATCCAAAATGCCATTTCTAAGCATCACTACCACAGGGAAACACAGAGGTTAAAGCAAAACTCCTTCCCATTTTCAAAGCCAAGGCTCACGGGTGAGTCATGTCTGTGTCTAGTCACAGCGAGGCAGATGAGCGAAAATCCTTGGGAGCCACAGAGCACTTATGTCAACTCCTGTGCCGCGCTGGTGTTTGCAGTCCTCCATATGTTCCTGCCCCCGCGTCTGCAGCCCAGCAGACTGCAGGGATGGGGGCAGCCTGTTCCTCTAAAAACAGCAGCTTTGCATCACGGGTCGTGCCGTACGTGGCCTTTCCCAGAGACTTTTCAATGCAGCATAACAACGTAGTGAAACGCCTGAAGGCTAGTCAAAACCCTGAAGGCCCAGACCCGTCTTAAAGACAGGGTGGAGCTTTTTGGAGGCTGTGGCACCTTCCCTGCCTGTACAATCTGTGCGTGTGTGGGCACACGTGTGTGTGAACGGCCAGGCGAggtgagggaggggaagggcaggagcTACTGTACTTGACTCCTGCAGATAAGTCACTTTGAGAGTAAACATGGCAATGTGCagccttttccctctccttgaGTAAAGAGACGACCCGGAGGATGATGTTGGGGCTCTGGGAAAAATGCGCCTTCCCCTCCCTACTCCCCGCCACTGCTGCCTCACCAGCTGGCCATGATCTTGCTATAAATATTTAGAGTGGCATTAAAAACCCAAAGGAGAATTTCTCACTCCTCGTCCAGAGAACATTAGCTACCCAAACAAAACGCCTCTCGCTTTCTGCCTTGCTCTGTATGTATATGTTCTCATTGTGGTCCATTTTGATGATTGATTTAGCTTTATATCTCTGTTCTGGCTCTAACTCTTTGCTGTCTGTTTAGTTCTGCCTCTTcctggcagtggctgtggattatttttttaacccttGAAGAAACAAATGATGCTATCTGACTTCACTAATGACACTGTTTCATGGGGTTGGGGAAGGGTAGGTGGGATGTTCTTCTGCTTTAGATACTGATAAATGTGGCATTTATTTAGAAGATCCCAGGCTCGAGGGCTTTGCACAGTTTTGCAAACTTCTGCTAACCCAGAGTACAGCGTGTGCTGTTTAAATAGCTTATTGCTCTCGGGGGGGTTGCTGCTCCCTGCTGAGTCCCCACACAGGTCCCTGCCAATTTGGGGCCAAGGATCCCAAGCAATGAactcctgctgcctgctttacaactctctcttctttctttcccagggATTATGGTTTCAGACACATCTCCAACCAACTGGGCACATCAGCACTGCTTCGTTAGGATTTCCTTTATAAATAaactagaaataatttttcatggcATATCCTAGAACAGTATGTGCTATACAGCCCCTACTGCTCCAGCATGACCCCTGGTAAGAGTGAAGAGCTGTTTCTTCTGTGGGACAGTGTAACTTGTCCGAGAAAGTCTGTTTCTGAATGAGTCCTTGAGGTGGGTTTCCTAGGTTGGCATGTTATTGACCAAACCAGGCCTGAATAGTCTTTCAGGAGGACAGGATACTGCATTTACCATGGGAATAGGATGTTGCACGGGTAATGGGCTGGTCTGAACACCATGTGCAAGTGGGAAAGTGGACTTGTTCACAGGTTACGTATGTGACCCAGCAGCACTGTGGGATGTGATGCTGCAGGTCCCCCATAACCAGCCCTTGAGGGAGGCTGGAGCCATTGGGGGCTGTTAAAAACAGTGACCCTCTGCAACTGCTGCTGTATGAACTCCATCAATGGCCAGTTTctagaaaatggaaatgtctACCAAAGAACAACCACTTTGCTGCAATGCTGTATACTCATCCTGCTCTCTCTCCTTAAGTGTTTGGGATTGCTCAGTTTTGGAACTATGGTGGTTGAACCTTTGATCTGACCCAGAGGAACTCTTCTTATGTTTTAATGTAATGGGATGATGAAATGTCTATTATCATGCACTAAGCAACAGAGCGGAAAAAAGCTGTAATCTAATCGGCCAGCAGGCAGGTGCACAGAGAAGCTTGGTGATGTCAGACAACTTCTAAAACTCATACACTGATCCTATTACAATTCAGGTGAAAATGAACAAATATGGATAAGTAAAAAGGACTGTTCAAGCCAGAGACTTCACTGAGCTTATTCAGTGTTACGTGTGCTGCCTCGATGACTACCAGCTCCCCCAGTTACCAAGACAGAGATCATCCCTTTCCCCAAATTTGCAGTCTAAATATGCAGGgggacaagaaaaaatattccttattATGGTCTTTATAAATCTAGGAGAGGGAACAAACCCCAGGATTAACATTCCTCATTGTAAAAAGATACAATTACAGGGATCATAATTAATCAGATGCCATGAGTTGGAGAGGATGGGAGGATGCCCCAAGCAGAGTGATGCCTGGCTGGAGTGACAGCCTTCAGCCCAGGCTGGGAGAGCAGCCAGCACTGCCTGGGATGCTGTGTGCCCTGGCAGTGTGGAGCTTCGTCGGTGGGCCCTGACTAGGGCGAGATGTGGACCTGACACCATTTTGCTTATTATAAGCTGGAAGGGAGAGAAATACGCGAGCAGAAAGGAAGATTAATGTGTCGGGGAATTATTAGATTTATGTATCGCATATTTACACATGCATGTAAATGTATATAATGAATATGTGCATTGAAAGAGCAAAGATATATCTGTATAACAAATTACTATCAAGAGAGAGCACGGAGAGGGACATTTCTACTCAACATGTATCTCACCCAGCTGATAACACCACCAGGAGACCTAACTCCACATGTGATGTCTGGGCCAGACTTGTAAAGGAAATGCTTCCCCACACCCAGCACCCAGTTTTGAACTCATTCTAATACTCCCCACTGAAGCAGCCTCCCCAAGATCTGTCCATGCTCAGCCGGAGCCCAGTGTGGATTTACTGTTTGCTTCACTGGATTGGGAAAACAGCCCTTTGACCCTATCTTCTAGCTCCCTGGTTGACATCTGAAGTTCACTGAAGGCAATGAAACTCCCCAAGCTAGCAAGTAGCGGAGAAGACATTGGAAAGTGAACAGAATACAGTGTGAATATGGGGAATTGGTGGACATAAGTGACAATAAGATGAAGTCCTTTGTGTTCCACACAGCACTGCCGGGTGTCGTCTCCTGCTTACAAACTACCTAATTCTCCCAGAGTCATGGGAAGACTGGGTTGGGGAGCCCCTGGGAGCTCACGTAGTGcaacctcctgctcacagcaggaCTAACCTCAGagttagatcaggttgctcagggactTGTCCAGTTGAATTTTTGAAATCTTGAAAGATGGAGATTTCATgacctctctggacaacctgctcCAGTCCTGAACCACTCTCCtggggaagatttttttctgtatgtctaATAGGAGTTTCCTTTTTTGCAAATTGAGAATGTTGCCTCTTGCCCTCAGAGAAGTCGGCTAACTGCCTTCTGCTGCTACTAGTTGCCAACTATCTGGTCTTCTTCCTATTCTTTAAGTCCAGATACCCCTATGACCAATTCCTCTGTAACTGTTGCATTACTTATTTTCTATTTAGCTGCTCAGCAAACATGATTTCCCTGAGTGTCCTATCACCACAGTTGTCATTCACATTGGTATGATACTTAATTCTGAACTAAGGCTTAGTTTAAGAGTTGATTGAATCTGGGTTTGGTTCTGATTTTGTAGGCAAGGTTACAGACTGCATCTGTAGACACTGGTCTTGAAACCTGAACTTGAATTTTGAACTCCTGACCTAAACTTTTGTTATAGAGGTATAGGGACAAGTTTTAGTCTTACAGCATTGGAGACACAGAGCAACATCACAAGTGTCACTGCCATCACAGTATCTATTGTGTACAGATAGAGAGATATAGCATTTAATTCAATAATGACTTTGGCCCAGTATGTGTGGGTGTGAAGATGTGTGGCTCCTGGCTTGGTTTCAGGCCAATCTCTAATTAAAGAGTGAAAGATTAAGATGAAAGCAGCTGTACTCTTCCTTCTTTAGTCAGAATGACCTACTACCGTTAATTAAAACAGTCTtcaggcaaaaataaatttggCTGCCAAAGTTATGCGCTTCACATTAAATAAGGACATAGCTGGGTTTAAAGTGTGCTGAGCTTTGAGAGATTTCACAGAAACCACTCATATAGCTTTGGGCACTCTTGTTGgaatatattaaaacaaatcctTTGCCTAAACCAGCTCCTTCATGTGCATTTCAGACACCCGCTGGCTTTTTCTTCAAACTACATCATTTGAGAATGGGTACCTGCCAGCTTGTCTTGGACTGAACATACAGTGTGACCTCTGGAGGATAAAATATCACCAGGAACACTGGACACCTAAGTAGATTATTCATCTATCCTTTCTATAGTCTCTGGTTACAAGAGCCCCAtggcaacagcaacaaaaagatATGCAGATCTTGCACTGCTCTGCTCTTTCTGGGTCTGAACATCAAAATGC belongs to Haliaeetus albicilla chromosome 3, bHalAlb1.1, whole genome shotgun sequence and includes:
- the KLHL38 gene encoding kelch-like protein 38: MEEGSAEEFLFKDQDFSSELLRQLNALRQSGMLTDVTLCSRGFEIPCHRNVLASSSPYFKAMFCNNFRESRQAKVILKGIDAEILDQIILYVYTGEILISAENVLCLLETASMLQYAKLFEACSAYLQDKLTPDNCLSMIRLAKVLNCQSLNKKAKAMALKCFPEVASSDDLKDLCPLELIDYLGDDELCGEEEQVFEALMVWIRHDLQARQGYIQELFKKVRLQYVHPTFLFHFIANDSLVQSSPTCRSILESARRHMFSLYSTNTPDIKPMQHVPRRYSNQEFLIVIGGRKDSQQTTRDVLLYDDKTNQWLSLAKLPMRLYKASAVSLHSNIYVLGGMPVSNKKSPVSDNIYIYSLKLNQWRLVEHMLVPRYSHRSLAYKNYILSFGGIGENQEILNSVERYDSVYNTCESMANMPVAVLHPAVAAKDQRVYLFGGEDIMQNPVRLIQVYHVSRNTWFRMETRVVKNVCAPAVVIGDQIIIVGGYTRRIIAYDTKGNKFVKCADMRDRRMHHGATVIKNKLYVTGGRCLTVDNVIEDLDSLDCYDPETDTWTPRGKLPHKLFDHGCLTLQCVPCSNLL